In Erigeron canadensis isolate Cc75 chromosome 7, C_canadensis_v1, whole genome shotgun sequence, one DNA window encodes the following:
- the LOC122608803 gene encoding cysteine protease Amb a 11.0101-like, with translation MEINKYILFSLSLVLILGNIVESFDYLEKELESEQGLQGMYDRWRSEHKVQAKSPERFNVFKYNVQRVHASNKQNKTYKSQLNQFADLTHHEMLKTYTSNIEHHLALRGPQGPIKGAPPVAPPANDFPKEFDWRNYGAVNPAQNQGQCGSCWAFAATGAVEGINAIRTGQLIRVSEQQLLDCDNDGRNNACDGGLPCEAFTFIKEHGGIATAESYPYVGKREVCCTAKFGHHSVTLDGMEIVPGHDECALMKAVQQQPVNFAMDASGDFFFYKEGVFTGACSTNYNHAMLLVGWGETPEGQKYWIVKNSWGEGWGEKGFIRMVRTGDTMGVCGMYQYATIPLKSPETKNIEL, from the exons ATGGAAATCAacaagtatattttattttcactttCGCTAGTCTTGATTTTAGGCAATATTGTGGAGAGCTTCGATTACCTTGAGAAAGAACTTGAATCGGAGCAGGGATTGCAGGGGATGTACGATAGGTGGAGGAGCGAGCATAAAGTGCAGGCAAAAAGTCCTGAACGGTTCAACGTGTTCAAGTACAACGTGCAACGTGTTCATGCCTCAAACAagcaaaacaaaacatataagtCACAGTTGAACCAGTTTGCTGACTTGACTCATCATGAGATGCTTAAAACCTACACCTCAAACATAGAGCATCATTTGGCTCTTAGAGGACCTCAAGGTCCCATCAAAGGTGCCCCTCCAGTTGCACCGCCGGCGAATGATTTCCCAAAAGAGTTTGATTGGAGGAATTATGGCGCCGTCAACCCTGCCCAGAATCAAGGACAATGCG GAAGTTGCTGGGCTTTTGCAGCCACTGGTGCAGTAGAAGGAATAAACGCTATCAGAACTGGTCAACTAATACGAGTATCAGAACAGCAACTTCTTGACTGTGATAATGATGGAAGAAATAATGCATGTGATGGAGGTCTACCATGTGAAGCATTCACATTCATCAAAGAACATGGAGGTATAGCAACCGCGGAGAGTTATCCTTATGTAGGTAAAAGAGAAGTATGTTGTACGGCGAAG TTTGGACATCACTCGGTAACCCTTGATGGGATGGAGATAGTCCCTGGACATGATGAGTGCGCATTGATGAAAGCAGTTCAACAGCAGCCTGTAAATTTTGCCATGGATGCTTCGGGTGATTTCTTTTTCTATAAAGAG GGAGTGTTCACTGGAGCATGTAGTACCAATTACAATCATGCTATGTTACTTGTCGGATGGGGTGAGACACCGGAAGGACAAAAGTACTGGATAGTCAAGAACTCGTGGGGAGAAGGATGGGGAGAGAAGGGATTCATTCGTATGGTACGAACTGGAGACACAATGGGAGTATGTGGTATGTACCAATATGCTACCATTCCTTTGAAAAGCCCAGAAACCAAAAATATTGAACTCTAG
- the LOC122607646 gene encoding autophagy-related protein 16, with the protein MLKKDEIAIEAIKDALKALRKRHLLEEGAHSAAFLALSKPIASQGSEWKEKAETLEVELQQCYKAQSRLSEQLVVEVAESRAAKSLVQEKEALIPSLEHDLSQARDECSRLAALLEEKTKALELLISEHSDLRSQYEEMRTRAVNAESENKTLIDRWMLQKMQDAERLNEVNALYEDMVGKLKASGLEQLARQQVDGVVRQSEEGAEYYVESRIPKTCNHRTPAHDGGCASLVFENSSSKLVSGGLDHTVKMWDSSSGQLTRTYHGCLGSVLDLSITHDNSCVIAASSSNNLYVWDANSGRMRHTLTGHKDKVCAVDVSRYSSRHVVSSGYDRTIKVWDLNKGYCINTIIFPSNCNALSFSPDGQTICSGHVDGHLRLWDIQTGKLLSEVAAHSLAVTSISLSRNGNSILTSGRDNLHNLFDTRTLEVCRTLRASENRVASNWSRSCISPDDNYVAAGSVDGAIHVWSISNGSIVSTLKEHTSSVLCCSWSGLGKPLATSDKNGIICMWT; encoded by the exons at gctaaaaaaagatgaaattgCAATTGAAGCAATAAAAGATGCATTAAAAGCGCTTAGAAAACGGCATTTACTTGAAGAAGGAGCTCACTCGGCTGCCTTTCTTGCTCTTTCTAAACCTATTGCTTCtcag GGTTCCGAATGGAAGGAAAAAGCAGAAACTCTAGAGGTAGAACTTCAGCAATGTTATAAAGCTCAATCTCGATTATCTGAGCAGCTTGTGGTGGAAGTTGCCGAGTCTAGAGCTGCAAAATCGTTAGTTCAAGAGAAGGAAGCCTTAATTCCTAGTCTTGAGCATGACCTTTCTCAAGCAAG GGATGAATGTTCAAGGTTAGCAGCACTTCTAGAAGAAAAGACTAAAGCTCTCGAATTGCTTATCAGTGAGCATAGTGATCTCAGATCTCAATATGAAGAGATGAGAACTAGAGCTGTGAATGCAGAGTCTGAAAACAAGACATTGATTGATCGGTGGATGTTGCAGAAAATGCAGGATGCTGAACGCCTTAATGAG GTCAACGCTTTGTATGAAGACATGGTTGGTAAGCTGAAAGCCAGTGGTCTGGAGCAACTTGCTCGGCAGCAAGTGGATGGTGTGGTCCGCCAGAGTGAAGAAGGTGCGGAGTACTATGTAGAATCAAGGATACCCAAAACATGCAATCACAGAACCCCAGCTCATGATGGAGGCTGTGCATCTCTAGTTTTTGAAAACAGTTCTAGTAAGTTGGTCAGTGGAGGGCTGGACCATACTGTTAAAATGTGGGACTCATCCTCTGGTCAGCTTACCCGAACGTACCATGGTTGTCTAGGATCTGTCCTTGATCTCAGCATTACCCATGATAATAGCTGCGTAATTGCTGCCAGTAGCTCAAATAATCTCTATGTATGGGATGCAAATTCGGGACGGATGCGTCACACTCTCACGGGTCATAAAGACAAAGTATGCGCTGTAGATGTGAGCAGATACTCGAGCCGTCATGTTGTAAGTTCAGGTTATGACCGTACCATCAAAGTGTGGGATCTTAATAAAGGTTATTGCATTAACACAATCATTTTCCCAAGCAACTGCAATGCACTATCGTTCAGCCCAGATGGGCAGACTATCTGTTCCGGTCATGTTGATGGGCATTTAAGATTATGGGATATACAGACAGGAAAATTACTTAGTGAGGTTGCTGCACATTCACTTGCTGTGACATCTATTTCTTTATCTAGAAATGGTAATTCTATCCTGACAAGTGGGAGAGACAACTTGCACAATTTATTTGACACAAGGACACTTGAAGTTTGCCGGACATTAAGAGCGAGTGAGAATAGAGTTGCATCTAATTGGAGCAGATCTTGTATAAGCCCTGATGACAATTATGTTGCTGCTGGATCTGTTGATGGCGCTATCCATGTTTGGTCAATATCTAATGGTAGCATAGTGAGCACTCTCAAAGAACATACATCGTCAGTACTATGCTGTTCTTGGAGTGGTCTTGGGAAACCTCTAGCTACATCAGACAAGAATGGTATCATTTGTATGTGGACATAA
- the LOC122606469 gene encoding receptor-like protein kinase THESEUS 1, translating into MFPDSGHGKGSEASTSTAGLSQSCCQFEFDEILLATNNFKESLVVGKGGFGKVYKGNIRIETTHVDVAIKRLDSISNQEATEFWAEVEMLSKLRHAHLVSLIGYCNYEKEMILVYEYMPHGTLENLLYQLHTPLSWVERLKICIGAARGLDYLHTGTGIEVGVIHRDVKSSNILIHESWAAKISDFGLARIGPINQASTYVNTLVKGTFGYIDPNYFATGKLTRKSDVYAFGVVLFEVLCQKRPSDRSFECGLVTWIQESIKEGNLKQIVYSGIRDEISLKCLKGFARIAERCFDYHPNHRPTMTEVVFSLESLLAQSVLFSQQKTNNWSLPPPKKIFGRIFDVIPFSSLDKSLGTTIFSLSITAKELTFLEDDNLFLGLEKVGRGGCGEVVKAHIRGGMIKTIAIKKIIQPPKDTAQLMEEDTYLLHKKMRQIQAEIKTVGLIRHRNIVPLLAHVSRPNCHYLIYKFMTNGSLQDILQQGRDGGELDWLARYKIAIGVATGLEYLHMNHTPRIVHRDLKPANVLLDDDMEARIADFGLAKSIPDAETHMTSSNVAGALGYIAPEYHQTMKFTEKCDIYSFGMILGVLVVGKLPSDEFFQHTLKVSLVKWMRKVMTSDDPKEAIDPSLLGNGYQEQMLLVLKIACFCTLDNPKERPNSKDCRIMLSQIQH; encoded by the exons ATGTTTCCTGATAGTGGCCATGGAAAAGGGTCTGAAGCATCCACCTCCACTGCTGGATTGTCACAAAGTTGTTGTCAGTTTGAGTTTGATGAAATTCTATTAGCAACAAACAATTTTAAAGAGTCATTAGTAGTTGGGAAAGGAGGTTTTGGGAAAGTATACAAAGGCAATATTAGAATTGAAACAACCCATGTTGATGTTGCAATTAAAAGGTTGGATTCGATATCAAATCAAGAGGCGACAGAGTTCTGGGCGGAAGTTGAAATGCTTTCCAAACTGCGTCATGCTCATTTGGTGTCTTTGATTGGTTATTGTaattatgaaaaagaaatgatccTTGTGTATGAGTACATGCCTCACGGAACACTTGAAAATCTTCTATATCAACTCCATACTCCTCTTTCTTGGGTTGAACGACTCAAGATTTGCATAGGTGCAGCCCGTGGCTTAGACTACCTTCACACTGGCACAGGTATTGAGGTTGGTGTTATACATAGAGATGTCAAGAGCTCAAATATTTTGATACATGAAAGTTGGGCGGCAAAAATTTCGGATTTTGGGTTGGCTAGAATAGGTCCAATAAATCAAGCATCAACTTATGTCAACACACTTGTTAAAGGCACTTTTGGTTATATTGATCCAAACTACTTTGCCACGGGAAAGTTGACAAGGAAGTCTGATGTGTACGCTTTTGGGGTGGTATTGTTTGAAGTCTTGTGTCAAAAGAGACCATCGGATAGAAGTTTTGAATGCGGCCTAGTAACATGGATACAAGAATCAATTAAAGAAGGGAACTTAAAGCAAATAGTTTATTCCGGTATACGAGATGAGATATCTCTAAAATGTTTAAAAGGGTTTGCTCGGATAGCTGAAAGATGCTTCGATTATCATCCAAATCACCGTCCTACCATGACCGAGGTTGTCTTTAGTCTTGAATCTCTACTCGCTCAATCTGTATTGTTTTCGCAACAAAAAACCAATAATTGGTCGCTACCTCCACCCAAGAAGATATTTGGAAGAATATTTGATGTGATTCCGTTTAGCTCCCTTGATAAAAGTTTAG GGACCACGATCTTTAGTCTATCAATTACGGCAAAGGAGCTTACGTTTTTGGAGGATGACAATTTGTTTTTGGGTCTGGAAAAAGTGGGAAGAGGTGGTTGTGGAGAAGTAGTTAAAGCTCATATAAGGGGAGGAATGATTAAGACGATCGCGATAAAAAAGATCATACAACCTCCCAAAGACACAGCCCAGCTCATGGAAGAAGACACGTATTTACTCCACAAAAAAATGCGACAAATCCAAGCAGAAATCAAAACAGTCGGTCTAATCCGTCATCGGAACATAGTACCATTACTTGCTCATGTGTCTCGACCAAATTGTCATTATCTCATTTACAAGTTCATGACAAACGGAAGCTTGCAAGACATTTTGCAACAAGGTCGAGATGGTGGAGAACTAGATTGGCTTGCGAGATACAAGATTGCAATTGGGGTTGCAACCGGGCTTGAGTATCTCCACATGAATCACACGCCCCGTATAGTCCACCGAGACTTAAAGCCTGCAAATGTGctccttgatgatgacatggaGGCCCGAATTGCTGATTTTGGGCTGGCAAAATCAATCCCAGACGCTGAAACACATATGACAAGTTCCAATGTTGCGGGTGCATTAGGATACATTGCGCCTGAGTATCATCAAACCATGAAATTTACGGAAAAATGTGACATCTATAGTTTTGGGATGATACTAGGGGTGTTGGTCGTGGGAAAGCTTCCTTCTGACGAATTTTTTCAACACACTTTAAAAGTAAGTCTCGTTAAATGGATGAGAAAGGTTATGACATCTGATGACCCGAAAGAAGCAATTGACCCGAGCCTTTTAGGAAATGGGTATCAAGAACAGATGCTTCTTGTTCTTAAGATTGCTTGTTTTTGTACGCTTGATAATCCAAAAGAGAGGCCAAATAGTAAGGATTGTAGGATCATGTTGTCTCAAATCCAACATTAA
- the LOC122606470 gene encoding somatic embryogenesis receptor kinase 1-like, producing MDFPDDEWRRRRKPHEFFFDVPAVEDLKAHLGQLKRFPFKELQVATDNFSNINILGRGELYNVYKAQLADGSLVAIKRMKEEQTQNGELQFQMGVAMISMAVHRNLLRLRGFCMTPKERLLIYPYMANGSVASRLRKRPPNEPTLDWPTRKLIALGSARGLSYLHDHCDPKIVHGDVRANNILLDEEFEAVVGGFGLATLMDWNDTPVRGTLRDLSKGKSSEKADVFGYGIMLLVLITGQRSFDFGLANDNNAMLLDWVNGLLKENKLEMLVDPDLDTDYVVVEVEQLIQVALQCTQDSPMERPKMTDVLRMLGGDGLAERWHEWQKGDVSEICQEFCVLTQNPNTDWIMDDLIDNLEADELSGPR from the exons ATGGATTTCCCCGATGATGAATGGCGGCGACGCCGAAAGCCTCACGAGTTTTTCTTTGATGTGCCTG CTGTAGAAGATCTGAAAGCTCATTTGGGACAGCTTAAACGGTTTCCTTTCAAAGAATTACAAGTTGCAACCGATAACTTCAGCAATATAAACATATTGGGTAGAGGTGAATTGTATAATGTCTACAAAGCACAACTAGCCGATGGCTCATTGGTTGCTATAAAACGGATGAAGGAAGAACAAACACAAAACGGGGAGCTTCAGTTTCAAATGGGAGTTGCGATGATTAGTATGGCCGTTCATCGCAATCTCCTTCGCTTAAGGGGATTTTGCATGACACCCAAAGAGCGATTACTCATTTACCCCTATATGGCCAATGGAAGCGTTGCATCACGTTTGAGAA AAAGACCGCCAAACGAGCCCACATTGGACTGGCCTACTCGTAAACTGATTGCATTAGGGTCAGCTAGAGGACTTTCATATTTGCATGATCATTGTGATCCGAAGATCGTTCATGGTGATGTTAGAGCCAATAATATTTTGTTGGATGAGGAGTTTGAGGCTGTCGTTGGAGGTTTTGGTTTGGCTACACTAATGGACTGGAATGATACACCTGTACGTGGCACCCTCAGGGATCTCTCAAAAGGAAAATCATCAGAAAAAGCTGATGTGTTTGGGTATGGGATCATGCTTTTGGTGCTCATTACTGGACAAAGGTCGTTTGATTTTGGACTTGCTAATGATAATAACGCCATGCTACTGGATTGG GTGAACGGACTTCTTAAAGAGAACAAATTGGAGATGCTTGTTGACCCTGATTTGGATACCGATTATGTAGTGGTGGAGGTGGAACAGTTGATTCAAGTGGCATTGCAATGTACACAAGACTCACCAATGGAGCGGCCAAAGATGACAGATGTTTTAAGAATGTTGGGAGGTGACGGGCTTGCAGAAAGATGGCACGAGTGGCAGAAGGGGGACGTTTCGGAAATTTGCCAAGAATTTTGCGTTTTAACACAAAACCCAAACACTGATTGGATTATGGATGACTTGATTGATAACCTGGAAGCAGACGAATTATCTGGGCCCAGGTAA
- the LOC122606689 gene encoding putative cysteine-rich receptor-like protein kinase 23, with the protein MFHDSGNGNGSEASTSNAGLSQSCCRFEFYEILLATQNFNDSLVVGKGGFGKVYKGKIRIGTTHVDVAIKRMDLMSNQGAAEFWAEVEMLTKLRHAHLVSLIGYCNHEEEMILVYEYMPSGTLEDHLYKLHPPLSWLERLKICVGAARGLDYLHTGTGIEVGVIHRDVKTSNILIHESWAAKISDFGLARIGPINQPSTYVNTLVKGTFGYIDPNYFATGKLTRKSDVYAFGVVLFEVLCQKRPLDRSFECGLVTWIQESIKEGNLKQIVYPGIRNEISLKCLKGFARIAERCLDFHPNQRPTMTEVVFSLESLLAQSVSFSQQKTNNWLLPPRKKIFGRIFDVFPSSSPVENSGPVIFSPWIKAKELKFLEEDNLFLGLEKVGRGGCGEVFKAHIRGGIIKTIAIKRIITQPSELIEEDEEPLYKNMGQIQSEIQTVGQIRHRNLLSLLAHVSRPTCHYLVYEYIKNGSLQDMFQPVHNGRRELDWLTRHKIAIGVASGLEHLHTSHTPRIVHRDLKPGNVLLDDDMVARIADFGLSELISDADTHVTYSFIGGTLGYIAPEYFQTLKFSEKCDIYSFGMILGVLVVGKLPSDEFFQHTDEMSMVRWMRNVMTSDDPRKAIDPILLGNGYEKQMLLVLKIACFCTMEDPKERPNSMDCRIMLSQIQH; encoded by the exons ATGTTTCACGACAGTGGCAATGGAAATGGGTCTGAAGCATCCACCTCCAATGCTGGATTGTCACAAAGCTGTTGTCGATTCGAGTTTTATGAAATTCTGTTAGCAACACAAAATTTCAATGACTCATTAGTAGTTGGGAAAGGGGGTTTTGGAAAAGTATACAAAGGCAAGATCAGAATAGGAACAACCCATGTTGATGTTGCAATCAAAAGGATGGATTTGATGTCAAATCAAGGGGCGGCAGAGTTCTGGGCGGAAGTTGAAATGCTTACCAAGTTGCGTCATGCTCATTTGGTGTCTTTAATTGGCTATTGTAATCATGAAGAAGAAATGATCCTTGTGTATGAATACATGCCATCTGGAACACTTGAAGATCATTTATATAAACTCCATCCCCCTCTTTCTTGGCTTGAGCGACTCAAGATCTGCGTGGGTGCGGCTCGTGGCTTAGACTATCTTCACACTGGCACAGGTATTGAGGTTGGTGTTATACATAGAGATGTCAAGACctcaaatattttaatacatGAAAGTTGGGCCGCAAAAATTTCTGATTTTGGGTTGGCTAGAATAGGTCCAATAAATCAACCATCAACTTATGTCAACACGCTTGTTAAAGGCACTTTTGGGTACATTGATCCAAACTATTTTGCCACTGGAAAGTTGACAAGGAAGTCTGATGTTTACGCTTTTGGGGTGGTATTGTTTGAAGTCTTGTGTCAGAAGCGGCCATTGGATAGGAGTTTTGAATGTGGCCTAGTAACATGGATACAAGAATCAATTAAAGAAGGGAACTTAAAGCAAATAGTTTATCCGGGTATACGAAATGAGATATCTCTAAAATGTTTAAAAGGGTTTGCCCGGATAGCTGAAAGATGCTTGGATTTTCATCCAAATCAGCGTCCTACCATGACTGAGGTTGTTTTTAGTCTTGAATCTTTACTGGCTCAATCTGTATCGTTTTCGCAGCAGAAAACCAATAACTGGCTGCTACCTCCACGCAAAAAGATATTTGGAAGAATATTTGATGTGTTTCCCTCTAGTTCCCCTGTTGAAAACTCAG GGCCCGTTATTTTTAGTCCTTGGATAAAGGCAAAGGAGCTTAAGTTTTTGGAGGAGGACAATTTGTTTTTGGGTCTGGAAAAAGTGGGAAGAGGTGGTTGTGGAGAAGTATTTAAAGCCCATATAAGGGGAGGAATCATTAAGACGATTGCGATAAAAAGGATAATCACACAACCTTCCGAGCTCATTGAAGAGGACGAGGAACCACTCTACAAAAATATGGGTCAAATTCAGTCAGAAATCCAAACGGTTGGTCAAATTCGCCATAGGAACCTCCTATCCTTACTTGCTCATGTGTCACGACCAACATGTCATTACCTTGTTTACGAGTATATAAAAAACGGAAGCTTGCAAGACATGTTCCAACCGGTTCATAATGGTAGACGAGAACTAGATTGGCTCACGAGACACAAGATTGCAATTGGTGTTGCATCAGGGCTTGAGCACCTTCACACGAGCCACACACCTCGTATAGTCCACCGAGACTTAAAACCTGGAAACGTTctccttgatgatgacatggTGGCCCGAATTGCCGATTTCGGGCTCTCAGAACTTATCTCAGATGCAGACACACACGTGACATATTCTTTTATTGGGGGAACTTTAGGGTACATTGCGCCcgagtattttcaaactttgaaATTTAGCGAGAAATGTGACATTTATAGTTTTGGGATGATACTAGGGGTGTTGGTCGTGGGAAAGCTTCCTTCTGACGAATTTTTTCAACACACTGATGAAATGAGTATGGTGAGATGGATGAGAAACGTTATGACTTCGGATGACCCGAGAAAAGCAATCGATCCCATCCTTTTAGGAAACGGGTACGAGAAACAAATGCTTCTAGTTCTTAAGATTGCTTGTTTTTGTACAATGGAGGATCCAAAAGAGAGACCAAATAGTATGGATTGTAGGATCATGTTGTCTCAAATCCAGCATTAA